A window of the Fusarium poae strain DAOMC 252244 chromosome 3, whole genome shotgun sequence genome harbors these coding sequences:
- a CDS encoding hypothetical protein (TransMembrane:10 (i58-76o105-125i193-213o225-247i287-306o334-353i365-383o389-411i423-445o457-477i)) — protein MAANPKKLSAERVRDVSDHAVSSDSETSALAVLQENPKRSWKSYLWDTFDKSPEERRFLFKLDLALMTLASLGYFIKYLDQVNVNNAFVSGMKEDMGLWGNELNYMQACWTVGYVIGEIPSNMLLTRIRPSIWIPACEVTWSVLTILLTQCTNATQLYVLRFFIGLAESTFYPGMQYIVGSWYRKDELAKRSCLFHAMGNVGSMVSGYLMAGSHNLDGVHGYHGWQWLFITNTVVSLPIAISGFFFLPDVPEITKAWYFTPEEIALAKRRMELEGRAKRAPYTKAKFKKIFTSWHIYALVSLYILFNNGNGGNSQPAFALWLKSEGYPIREVNIYPTIVDVISVVTTLIYAWTSDSLFRGARWPAIVFSGLVKIVAYIGLTVWKVPTAFTWVCFMLCGFGGGISGLTFAWAHEICSDDNEERALVTGAMNQMAYVFQAWLPLVIWQQVEAPSYPKGYPTMVAMAVALIANAFVIRVLHKKQIAGGRHALAVA, from the exons ATGGCAGCAAACCCAAAGAAACTCTCGGCCGAAAGGGTCAGAGATGTGAGCGACCACGCTGTCTCGTCCGACTCAGAGACATCAGCTTTGGCCGTGCTGCAAGAGAACCCCAAGAGGAGCTGGAAGTCATATCTGTGGGACACATTCGACAAGTCCCCCGAGGAACGCAGATTTCTCTTCAAGCTTGACCTTGCTCTTATGACATTGGCCTCACTGGGATACTTTATCAAGTATCTGGATCAG GTCAATGTCAACAATGCTTTTGTGTCTGGGATGAAGGAGGATATGGGACTCTGGGGGAACGAGTTGAATTATATGCAGGCATGCTGGACCGTTGGATATGTCATCGGTGAGATCCCGAG CAACATGCTACTGACGCGTATCCGACCCAGCATCTGGATTCCTGCCTGCGAG GTAACCTGGTCTGTTCTCACCATTCTTCTCACACAATGCACAAACGCCACGCAGCTCTACGTCCTTCGCTTCTTTATCGGCCTTGCCGAAAGCACATTCTATCCGGGAATGCAATACATCGTTGGTTCTTGGTACCGAAAGGATGAGCTTGCCAAGCGTTCGTGTCTATTCCATGCTATGGGCAACGTAGGATCCATGGTCTCGGGTTACTTGATGGCTGGCTCGCACAACCTCGACGGTGTGCACGGGTACCACGGTTGGCAGTGGTTGTTTATCACCAACACCGTTGTGTCCCTACCTATTGCCATCTCCGGTTTTTTCTTCCTACCCGACGTACCTGAAATCACCAAGGCGTGGTACTTTACCCCAGAGGAAATTGCGCTTGCAAAACGACGCATGGAACTTGAGGGTAGAGCAAAGAGGGCACCATACACAAAAGCCAAGTTCAAAAAGATCTTTACCAGCTGGCATATCTACGCGCTAGTGTCGCTATACATCCTGTTCAACAATGGTAACGGCGGCAACTCGCAGCCTGCATTCGCCCTGTGGCTAAAGTCCGAAGGCTATCCGATCAGAGAGGTTAATATTTACCCAACAATTGTCGATGTCATCAGCGTCGTTACAACACTGATCTACGCGTGGACATCGGATAGTCTATTTCGTGGTGCCCGCTGGCCAGCTATTGTATTTTCCGGTCTGGTCAAGATTGTGGCGTACATTGGACTCACGGTATGGAAAGTTCCCACCGCCTTTACATGGGTATGCTTTATGCTGTGCGGCTTTGGCGGTGGCATCAGCGGGTTGACCTTTGCTTGGGCGCATGAGATATGCAGTGACGACAACGAGGAACGGGCTCTCGTTACAGGCGCGATGAACCAAATGGCGTATGTTTTCCAAGCTTGGTTGCCATTGGTTATATGGCAACAGGTTGAGGCACCTAGCTATCCCAAGGGATATCCTACTATGGTCGCTATGGCAGTCGCATTGATTGCAAATGCTTTTGTAATCCGGGTATTGCATAAGAAACAGATTGCCGGAGGGCGGCATGCTTTAGCAGTAGCTTAA
- a CDS encoding hypothetical protein (SECRETED:SignalP(1-19)) encodes MHPLRNIVFLISLSGAAQAALVGARSTENSGIEVAQPDSSEAQPPQLVQRENDDEEDDDAEAGFAGNDGTAVLAELDSRAVKCYTRSRPKKNCYQSQCPGNKQCKVNASGNCVFRYTQSKRPFGCSQCLCYKASG; translated from the exons ATGCATCCTCTCCGCAACATTGTCTTTCTGATCAGCCTTTCAGGAGCAGCTCAGGCTGCTCTTGTAGGCGCACGATCCACCGAGAACTCTGGTATTGAAGTTGCCCAGCCGGATA GTTCCGAAGCGCAGCCACCTCAACTCGTCCAGCGCGAgaacgacgacgaggaagacgatgatgccGAGGCAGGCTTCGCAGGCAATGATGGCACCGCTGTGTTGGCAGAGCTCGACTCCCGAGCTGTTAAGTGCTATACCAGGAGTCGACCTAAGAAAAACTGCTACCAATCGCAATGCCCTGGGAACAAGCAATGCAAGGTCAATGCAAGCGGGAATTGTGTGTTCAGATACACGCAAAGCAAGAGGCCATTTGGTTGCAGCCAGTGCCTTTGCTACAAGGCTAGTGGTTAA
- a CDS encoding hypothetical protein (TransMembrane:1 (o596-621i)) has translation MARGYVRASLTTYRQVATGPRTIPLTDPRGVHLPRQISIGPVHVFSRDTDSVIFVPDCRFWDDREIDGPDAPWRDDPEAWDCFKTLFAYDLIGKEHPRIVPLLSRDAWTGLPILRKPSYGSLFNFFEEYTSKLYTIRAEAPSPNDRIKPEFLPLAYQWSLQLLSALVLIHSHNIAYGEFLEESCWLSAESLDISLAGFIASEFRDPSTGGLCAGGFLTDDEFSPRSLPLSRMVRDPTLGTDMFMFGKLIYGIMTSYVPGEGMGHGLGETARLMRDRDWMPDLEDEFMGKIVHKCWRFEYDTVQDLQREVQALVESCGWLVKGDKLEELDIDYLKTLLQGSLTDSKYMEMATGNDALLLREILFLGTTVFAVSALVTGHAGRQLMPSMPEITSDPMDFLDQIQLLQRRELQERQEVSSPFDVTVTSAPDATCGYLSAEIGVPITCTNKEVCAWALVQKDAGVIKCGTEIKVNCYESSKAVDPTLCNDVCQSDTMNLLCTDSDMPYCRTYAFPNGIRDYRCASSSLTTEQSAEHTFYGQKNPNFKTRVGNAAVATTDSEEAADKTATEPEEPATITKVAESTKSASNDGNAKSSPTPIGAIVGGVVGGVALIGLVMLGIFFILRRKRNKTVATQGPINPPVMNFIPQNMGPSMLDSKMVASPHTQPESAISPLQSDGRQSVFGPPPVYEAPGHESQVHEMGDSSERR, from the exons ATGGCTCGAGGTTACGTGCGAGCATCACTAACAACCTACCGCCAGGTCGCAACAGGTCCCCGAACCATCCCATTGACTGACCCACGAGGTGTTCACCTGCCGAGACAAATCTCCATTGGGCCTGTGCACGTTTTCTCAAGAGATACGGACTCTGTCATTTTTGTGCCTGATTGTCGATTCTGGGATGACAGGGAAATTGACGGGCCGGATGCCCCGTGGCGAGACGATCCAGAGGCTTGGGATTGCTTCAAGACTTTGTTCGCTTATGACCTGATTGGTAAAGAGCATCCAAGAATAGTCCC GCTACTCAGTCGAGACGCTTGGACAGGGCTTCCTATACTCCGAAAACCATCTTATGGCTCACTTTTCAATTTCTTTGAGGAATACACGTCCAAACTGTACACTATCAGAGCTGAAGCCCCATCTCCTAACGATCGCATCAAGCCGGAGTTTCTGCCTCTTGCCTACCAATGGAGCTTGCAGTTGCTTTCGGCCCTTGTGTTAATACACTCTCATAACATAGCTTATGGTGAATTTCTCGAGGAGAGCTGTTGGTTATCCGCAGAGTCCCTAGACATATCGCTAGCAGGCTTCATAGCTTCAGAGTTTCGTGATCCATCAACAGGCGGGTTGTGTGCTGGTGGATTCCTCACCGACGATGAATTTTCGCCAAGGTCACTCCCACTATCGCGGATGGTGCGGGATCCAACACTTGGGACTGATATGTTCATGTTTGGTAAACTGATATACGGTATCATGACATCTTATGTGCCAGGTGAAGGAATGGGTCACGGTCTCGGAGAAACTGCACGTTTGATGAGAGACCGAGACTGGATGCCTGATCTTGAGGATGAGTTTATGGGAAAGATTGTCCACAAATGTTGGCGCTTTGAATATGATACAGTTCAAGATTTACAACGCGAGGTTCAAGCTCTTGTTGAGTCTTGTGGATGGTTGGTCAAGGGGGATAAGCTTGAGGAATTAGACATAGACTATCTTAAAACCCTCCTCCAAGGCAGTCTTACTGATAGTAAATA CATGGAAATGGCTACCGGAAACGAT GCATTGCTTCTCAGAGAGATCCTCTTTCTTGGAACTACGGTTTTCGCCGTCAGCGCTCTGGTAACAGGGCACGCTGGGAGACAGCTGATGCCGAGTATGCCGGAAATCACGTCTGACCCCATGGACTTTCTGGATCAAATACAGCTACTCCAGAGACGTGAGCTTCAAGAACGACAAGAGGTTTCTTCTCCATTTGACGTGACCGTCACCAGCGCACCTGATGCGACTTGTGGCTACCTTTCAGCAGAGATCGGTGTACCAATTACTTGCACAAATAAAGAAGTGTGCGCATGGGCTCTTGTTCAAAAGGACGCGGGCGTTATCAAATGCGGAACAGAGATAAAGGTCAACTGCTACGAGTCTTCCAAGGCAGTCGATCCCACGCTCTGCAACGATGTCTGCCAGAGCGATACGATGAATCTTTTGTG TACTGACTCTGACATGCCATACTGCCGAACTTACGCTTTCCCGAACGGTATACGAGACTACAGATGTGCATCCTCATCTTTGACAACGGAGCAGAGCGCCGAGCACACCTTCTATGGTCAGAAAAACCCCAATTTCAAGACGAGAGTTGGCAATGCTGCGGTTGCAACAACAGACTCAGAAGAAGCGGCGGATAAAACAGCGACTGAGCCCGAAGAACCCGCCACGATCACGAAAGTAGCTGAATCTACAAAATCAGCTTCAAACGATGGCAATGCCAAGAGTAGCCCGACGCCCATTGGAGCCATCGTGGGAGGAGTTGTCGGTGGTGTTGCTCTTATCGGTCTGGTCATGCTGGGTATCTTTTTCATTCTccgaagaaagagaaacaagACTGTGGCTACTCAAGGACCTATCAATCCACCAGTCATGAATTTTATTCCACAGAATATGGGCCCGAGTATGCTTGACTCAAAGATGGTCGCTTCGCCTCATACTCAGCCGGAGTCTGCTATCTCTCCGCTACAGTCAGATGGCAGACAGTCCGTGTTTGGGCCGCCGCCTGTTTATGAAGCACCAGGGCACGAGTCACAGGTCCATGAGATGGGGGATTCAAGCGAGAGGAGGTGA
- a CDS encoding hypothetical protein (SECRETED:SignalP(1-19)), with translation MRVATTFGSLILSAGLVAARACAPHPRPTTTSVSGVDTTTDVGSDSTTIATATSALTSQETTTVTESETNVESSVTLSISLTEQASLSTELSTTLDPTSQETLTTTGFDTVVTSSETPTTLETFTTSAAATSEATEVTTTTAGPPLETINIVQNGGFEDFPLEPWEVEGTLPSFDSFAAEGSQSLSLPQNFIDSTAKVCQRVAIEQGFEYTFKASVAQRCILSFGSNTVTCEDDANKIILSIEGVSNSGELGVRGYNTFNEVSDTFSYVGPSIDQTDLCITIKVSEAVDYNFFLDSISLVRGEPVPIPIETD, from the exons ATGCGTGTCGCTACTACCTTTGGCTCTCTAATCTTGAGCGCTGGCCTTGTTGCCGCTCGT GCTTGCGCTCCTCATCCAcgaccaacaacaacatcggTCAGTGGCGTCGACACTACAACCGATGTTGGATCCGACTCTACTACGATCGCAACAGCTACTTCTGCCTTGACCTCTCAAGAGACTACAACCGTGACTGAGTCTGAAACCAACGTTGAATCTTCGGTCACACTTTCGATTTCTCTGACTGAGCAAGCCTCTCTTTCTACTGAGCTCTCAACCACTCTCGACCCAACGTCTCAAGAGACTCTGACCACCACTGGGTTCGACACCGTTGTCACGTCTTCAGAAACGCCCACCACCCTCGAGACCTTTACAACTTCCGCCGCCGCTACAAGCGAAGCAACTGAAGTAACCACGACTACTGCTGGCCCTCCCCTTGAGACTATCAACATTGTACAGAACGGTGGATTCGAAGACTTTCCCCTCGAGCCATGGGAGGTAGAAGGAACTCTTCCTTCTTTTGATAGCTTTGCCGCCGAAGGAAGCCAGAGCCT TTCATTACCTCAAAATTTCATTGACTCTACCGCCAAAGTCTGTCAACGCGTCGCCATCGAGCAGGGCTTTGAGTACACCTTCAAGGCGTCTGTCGCTCAAAGATGTATTCTCTCGTTTGGTTCAAACACTGTCACTTGCGAGGATGATGCGAACAAGATTATATTGAGTATTGAAGGAGTATCCAACTCTGGGGAGTTAGGAGTTCGCGGTTATAATACTTTCAACGAGGTGTCGGATACCTTTTCATATGTCGGCCCAAGCATTGACCAGACGGATCTTTGCATTACCATCAAAGTCAGCGAGGCCGTTGATTACAACTTTTTCCTCGATAGCATTTCGCTTGTTCGAGGAGAACCTGTTCCTATCCCTATCGAGACGGATTAA
- a CDS encoding hypothetical protein (SECRETED:SignalP(1-24)) has product MRSLCSFFVLVVYQLLFTSRFTFAALSQDRQEAIDIFKAALRDSRYNLTEKDVGETATRLFGWQGCSNSQRKDIYSGWQQSWKMMDAVQGNNLNWNEAAALDYLAPPFINEDN; this is encoded by the coding sequence ATGAGATCCCTTTGTTCCTTCTTTGTCCTGGTTGTTTATCAATTACTCTTTACCTCTCGATTCACTTTTGCTGCGCTATCTCAGGATCGTCAAGAAGCCATCGATATCTTCAAGGCGGCACTTAGGGATAGTCGCTATAACTTGACAGAGAAAGACGTTGGCGAGACTGCTACGAGACTGTTCGGATGGCAAGGATGCAGCAATTCTCAGAGGAAAGACATCTACTCTGGCTGGCAGCAATCTtggaagatgatggatgCAGTACAAGGCAATAACTTAAACTGGAATGAGGCAGCGGCTCTCGACTATCTTGCTCCACCTTTCATCAATGAAGACAATTAA
- a CDS encoding hypothetical protein (SECRETED:SignalP(1-19)) has protein sequence MFRYALLALTSFLLQISYAVQEPRQHIIYPPTGGDIPLMLSEGGWYGDFGVTWFPRCEFGGSVGGVVHGWPAKGGFYSRLCSVAELEFLGLDRFEPSDKPDDPENEEAHCAKMRQLGANWYRDPDHKLRAGRKYRNKEPDAPILFVGWPASGGVWTLNTNFSQCARKGLARIDNAFTMEERCKMIEKLGGTFYADPKECPHLDLDGSREGDSSKSY, from the coding sequence ATGTTCAGATACGCCTTGCTCGCCCTGACgtcctttcttcttcaaattTCTTACGCTGTTCAAGAACCAAGACAACATATTATATATCCTCCAACTGGCGGAGACATTCCCCTAATGCTGTCAGAAGGCGGCTGGTACGGTGATTTTGGCGTCACATGGTTTCCCCGATGCGAGTTCGGTGGTAGCGTTGGCGGCGTTGTGCATGGCTGGCCAGCCAAAGGTGGTTTCTACTCACGTCTCTGCTCTGTAGCGGAACTCGAGTTCTTGGGCCTTGACCGATTCGAGCCGTCGGACAAACCAGACGACCCTGAGAACGAGGAAGCTCACTGCGCCAAAATGCGCCAGCTAGGAGCCAATTGGTATCGTGACCCTGACCACAAACTACGCGCCGGACGGAAGTACCGGAACAAAGAACCAGATGCACCAATTCTATTTGTCGGTTGGCCTGCCAGTGGTGGTGTTTGGACCCTTAATACCAACTTTTCACAATGTGCACGAAAGGGCTTGGCGAGGATTGACAACGCGTTCACAATGGAAGAGCGCTGCAAGATGATTGAGAAACTTGGGGGAACATTTTATGCCGATCCGAAGGAGTGTCCTCATCTAGACCTTGATGGTTCTCGAGAGGGAGACAGTAGTAAAAGCTACTAG
- a CDS encoding hypothetical protein (CAZy:GH78~CAZy:CBM67), producing MALTISRVSFEHYRTALGIAETEPRISWRFDGPVANWEQSSYDIEVTRSVNKEPKSFSFNTSDSLYLPWPDAPLDEAEHASVRVRAHGLAANNQPSTPWSDWVSVETGLSKKSWENVKPIASTIKVNTSEPKRPVYFRKDFVIPDSFESARFYITALGIYEAEINGKRVGDHVLAPGWQSYHHRHVYDTYDVTNLITPGANAIGALVGEGWYSGRLGFEGGQRNLYGNSTGLLAQLHIKFKNGTVSKVYTDETWKSGFGPVGNGEIYDGESYDGTLEAEIKGWSEPGFNDESWYETRLLPAVEGELVPPDQPPARRIEELKPKEFFKSPSGKQLVDFGQNLVGWLRLRVEGPANTTITLRHAEVLENGELGIRPLRKAKATDTIKLSGEGPLEWEPKFTFHGFRYAQIDGWPEEIPLDENSVTAIVVHTDMEETGYFNCSHELLNKFHSNVRWSMKGNFLSIPTDCPQRDERLGWTGDAHAFCPTSNYLYDTASFWKSWHRDVWSEMSVNDSMVPPFFIPTVPTVFGTVPIPAAVWGDVVVSNPWNIYQAFGDKGLLQEHLPQAQGWIDQGIPRNEAGLWDRKSFQFGDWLDPLAPSDNPGGATTSKYLVSDAYLIRMTEILTQIVTALGKSDLAVKYEAQHLDLKDEFRKSWAPDGKLANRTQTAYALSVGFNLLKDEEQKQKAAATLREIIRENDYLVGTGFAGTAPLGFALKDANATEDFYKMLLQEKVPSWLYQVVMGGTTTWERWDSLLANGTVNPGEMTSFNHYSFGSVANWMHQVIGGIAPLEPGYKRIAIAPIPGGNITHASAKLVTGYGTISTDWKLTDEGFHLKVRIPPNTKAEITLPGIDKTESVGSGLHEFHQST from the coding sequence CTAGATGAAGCTGAACATGCATCCGTTAGGGTTCGCGCTCATGGTCTTGCCGCAAATAATCAACCCTCAACACCTTGGTCTGATTGGGTGTCTGTTGAAACTGGCTTGTCCAAGAAAAGCTGGGAGAATGTCAAACCAATTGCTTCAACTATCAAAGTTAATACGAGCGAACCGAAAAGGCCTGTATACTTCAGAAAGGACTTTGTAATTCCTGATAGTTTCGAATCAGCAAGGTTTTACATCACCGCTTTGGGTATCTACGAAGCCGAGATCAACGGGAAGCGAGTCGGAGATCACGTCTTGGCCCCGGGATGGCAGTCCTACCACCACCGTCACGTCTATGACACATATGACGTTACCAACCTTATTACGCCAGGCGCGAATGCGATTGGAGCACTAGTTGGTGAGGGATGGTATTCTGGCCGTTTAGGGTTTGAGGGAGGACAACGAAACCTCTACGGCAACTCTACAGGTCTCTTGGCACAACTTCACATCAAGTTCAAGAATGGTACTGTGTCCAAGGTGTATACCGATGAGACCTGGAAGTCAGGATTCGGACCAGTTGGGAATGGAGAAATCTATGATGGAGAATCTTATGACGGCACCCTTGAGGCTGAGATCAAGGGATGGTCAGAGCCCGGATTCAACGACGAATCCTGGTATGAGACTCGATTACTTCCTGCTGTCGAAGGAGAACTCGTCCCTCCAGATCAACCTCCTGCTAGACGAATTGAAGAGCTCAAACCAAAAGAGTTCTTCAAGTCACCGTCTGGAAAGCAGCTTGTCGACTTTGGTCAGAAtctggttggttggttgcgATTAAGAGTTGAGGGGCCTGCAAACACAACCATCACATTGAGACATGCAGAAGTTTTAGAAAATGGGGAACTGGGTATCCGACCGCTTCGAAAAGCCAAGGCCACCGACACAATCAAGCTTAGCGGAGAGGGGCCACTTGAGTGGGAGCCAAAGTTTACGTTTCACGGTTTTCGCTATGCTCAGATTGATGGGTGGCCTGAAGAGATACCGTTAGATGAAAACAGTGTTACGGCGATTGTTGTTCATACTGATATGGAAGAGACGGGATACTTCAACTGCTCACACGAATTGTTAAACAAATTTCACTCCAACGTTCGCTGGTCGATGAAGGGTAACTTTCTTTCTATTCCCACCGACTGTCCTCAGCGCGATGAACGTCTTGGATGGACTGGAGACGCTCATGCCTTTTGCCCAACATCCAACTATCTCTATGACACAGCCTCATTCTGGAAGAGTTGGCACAGAGATGTGTGGTCTGAAATGTCGGTCAATGACAGCATGGTTCCCCCTTTCTTCATCCCTACCGTTCCCACGGTGTTTGGCACGGTACCTATTCCTGCTGCAGTATGGGGAGACGTCGTGGTCTCTAACCCATGGAACATCTACCAAGCCTTCGGCGACAAAGGACTCTTGCAGGAACATCTTCCTCAAGCCCAAGGCTGGATAGATCAAGGAATACCCAGGAATGAGGCTGGCCTATGGGATCGGAAGTCTTTCCAATTCGGGGATTGGCTGGACCCTCTGGCCCCATCTGATAATCCCGGAGGTGCAACTACTAGCAAGTATCTGGTGTCAGATGCGTACTTGATCAGGATGACAGAGATTCTCACACAAATTGTTACTGCCCTTGGAAAATCGGATCTGGCTGTAAAATACGAGGCACAGCACTTGGATCTCAAGGACGAGTTTCGCAAATCTTGGGCGCCAGATGGAAAGTTGGCAAACAGGACCCAAACCGCTTACGCATTGTCTGTGGGCTTTAACCTTTTGAAGGATGaagaacaaaaacaaaaggcAGCGGCCACATTACGCGAGATTATCCGAGAGAACGACTATCTTGTCGGCACTGGATTCGCAGGTACAGCACCTCTCGGCTTCGCCTTGAAAGATGCCAATGCGACCGAAGACTTCTACAAAATGCTCCTCCAAGAAAAAGTCCCGTCATGGTTATATCAAGTAGTCATGGGTGGTACAACAACTTGGGAGAGATGGGATAGTCTTTTGGCGAATGGCACAGTTAATCCAGGCGAGATGACGAGTTTCAATCATTACTCTTTTGGGTCTGTTGCCAATTGGATGCATCAAGTCATTGGTGGAATTGCGCCCCTTGAGCCAGGATATAAGAGGATTGCCATTGCGCCTATTCCGGGAGGGAATATTACACATGCAAGCGCGAAGCTTGTTACTGGATATGGTACAATTTCGACGGATTGGAAGTTGACGGACGAGGGGTTCCATTTGAAAGTGAGAATTCCACCCAACACCAAGGCTGAGATTACCCTGCCTGGAATAGACAAGACGGAAAGTGTTGGTTCTGGGCTGCATGAGTTTCACCAATCTACCTAA